In Gopherus flavomarginatus isolate rGopFla2 chromosome 1, rGopFla2.mat.asm, whole genome shotgun sequence, a single genomic region encodes these proteins:
- the CD4 gene encoding T-cell surface glycoprotein CD4 → MDPFSVMANSILAVFTVTQLGLIPIMAEGETTVFGAVGEQVILPCIDKSQSDGVIWKYNEQVVIQHQARLLRGRTRLINRSELNKQEIAKGNFSLTLSQLEHSDAGKYVCVVGSRTFKEVQLQVFEVTGSPSDYLLQGENLTLSIQGSSSASVTWSNNHKVKVTATQSRELKNGGRTLQMHNLQAEDSGTWMCHITSLSAKLDIPYKVLVIGFHNLNQETLYKAVNSTVSFSYSLSTHLLQIRELEYVGVGLEWKPMIDSKYQEKFKFNVTSKELLLSKQMVNMQVTWKPRNPLEVKLPKVQFEDAGWYQCQLTVSRGRVEKAIHLVVMTVSADPVGPLSKWANMTLLCKLSAPIPSNAQLFWEHVNGTEKKLNKSGYSEVMVKTKTVGLWRCSLKVENNMITSIDYTVVKAAEWNIYVLIPVVVGVSIVLLLLASLFIFIFIAWQQRRRRAEKMAQARRDLIERRICQCQRLLKNDYSDA, encoded by the exons ATGGACCCATTCAGCGTCATGGCAAACAGCATCCTGGCTGTCTTCACTGTGACGCAGCTCG GTCTGATCCCCATTATGGCTGAGGGAGAGACAACAGTGTTTGGTGCTGTTGGGGAACAGGTGATTCTGCCCTGTATTGACAAATCCCAGAGTGATGGGGTGATCTGGAAATACAATGAACAAGTTGTGATCCAGCATCAGGCACGCCTCTTGAGAG GCAGAACTCGGTTGATCAATCGATCTGAATTAAATAAACAGGAGATAGCCAAGGGGAACTTCTCCCTGACACTGTCACAGCTGGAGCACTCTGATGCTGGCAAGTACGTCTGTGTAGTCGGTTCCAGAACTTTCAAGGAGGTCCAGTTGCAGGTGTTTGAAG tTACAGGCTCTCCTAGTGACTACCTCCTGCAGGGTGAAAATCTCACGCTGAGCATACAAGGTTCCTCAAGTGCCAGTGTCACCTGGTCCAACAACCACAAGGTTAAAGTGACAGCCACTCAGTCAAGAGAACTGAAGAATGGTGGACGCACTCTGCAGATGCACAACCTCCAGGCTGAGGACAGTGGGACCTGGATGTGCCACATCACATCCCTGTCTGCTAAGCTGGACATACCCTATAAGGTGCTGGTGATAG GTTTTCATAATTTGAACCAGGAGACGCTCTACAAAGCTGTTAATTCCACTGTGTCCTTCTCCTACTCTCTGAGCACTCACCTGCTGCAGATAAGAGAGCTGGAGTATGTCGGGGTAGGCTTGGAATGGAAACCAATGATAGACAGCAAGTACCAGGAGAAGTTTAAGTTCAATGTCACCTCTAAAGAGCTGCTCTTGTCTAAGCAAATGGTCAACATGCAGGTTACATGGAAACCCAGAAATCCCCTGGAAGTGAAACTGCCCAAAGTCCAGTTCGAGGATGCTGGATGGTATCAGTGCCAGCTCACAGTCAGTCGTGGCCGTGTGGAGAAGGCCATCCACCTGGTGGTGATGACAG TCTCTGCTGACCCTGTTGGGCCGCTCTCCAAATGGGCTAACATGACCCTGCTCTGCAAGCTCTCGGCTCCTATCCCATCTAATGCCCAGCTGTTCTGGGAGCATGTGAACGGGACGGAGAAGAAATTAAATAAGTCGGGATACAGTGAGGTGATGGTGAAGACCAAGACTGTGGGGCTGTGGAGATGCAGCCTTAAGGTGGAGAATAACATGATAACCAGCATTGACTACACTGTGG TGAAGGCTGCTGAATGGAATATCTATGTGCTGATCCCGGTAGTGGTTGGAGTCAGCATAGTGCTGCTTCTCCTTGCAAGCCTATTTATTTTCATCTTTATTGCCTGGCAGCAGAGGAGG CGACGGGCTGAAAAGATGGCACAAGCCAGGCGAGACTTGATTGAAAGGAGAATATGTCAGTGTCAACG